In the genome of Chryseobacterium phocaeense, the window TCCGGACTTCGTAGGACAAACTATCGCTGTACACAACGGGAAATCTTTTATCCCGGTTTACGTTACAGAAAACATGGTAGGTCACAAGTTAGGCGAATTTTCTCCAACAAGATCTTTCAGAGGTCATGGTGGTAACAAAAACAAAGGAAGCAGATAATCATGGGATCAAGAAAACAAGATAGCGCAATCGCAAGAAAAGAAGCTAACAAAGACGTTGTAAAAGCTTCATTAAATGACTGCCCATCATCTCCTAGAAAAATGAGATTAGTTGCTGATATCATTAGAGGAGAGCAGGTAGATAAAGCTCTTTATATCCTAAAATATTCTAAAAAAGAAGCCTCTAACAAATTAGAGAAATTACTTCTTTCT includes:
- the rplV gene encoding 50S ribosomal protein L22, translating into MGSRKQDSAIARKEANKDVVKASLNDCPSSPRKMRLVADIIRGEQVDKALYILKYSKKEASNKLEKLLLSAMANWQVKNEGADIEEANLIIKEIFVDSARQLKRLRPAPQGRGYRIRKRSNHVTLILGNKEN
- the rpsS gene encoding 30S ribosomal protein S19, with translation MARSLKKGPFIHHTLDKKVQANIESGKKTVIKTWSRASMISPDFVGQTIAVHNGKSFIPVYVTENMVGHKLGEFSPTRSFRGHGGNKNKGSR